The window GTACGCGGCCGGCGCGGCCTCGGTCCAGGTCTGGGTGGTGGCACGCACACCGGACTGAGCCGGACGCAGCGCCGACAATGCATCTGCCCTCTCCCCATTCGCCATGTTCCATATCGTCCTCGTCGAACCCGAGATCCCACCGAACACCGGCAACGTGATCCGGCTCGCGGCCAACACCGGCTGCACGCTGCACCTGGTGGAGCCGCTGGGCTTCTCGATGGAAGACAAGCTACTGCAACGCGCCGGACTCGATTACCACGAGCACGCCGCGGTACGACGCCACGCGAGCTGGGAGGCACTGCTGGTGGCGGAGCAACCCGATCCTCAGCGGCTGTTCGCCTTCACGACCCGGGGCAGCCGACCGCTGACCGAAGTGCCGTGGCAGGCTGGCGATTGGCTGGTGTTCGGCTGCGAGACCCGCGGGCTCGACCCGACGCTGCGCGACCGCTTCCCGGCCGCGCAGCGCGTGCGGCTGCCGATGCGCGCCGGCCAGCGCAGCCTCAATCTGTCGAACGCGGTGGCCGTGGCGGTGTTCGAGGCCTGGCGCCAGCAGGACTTTGCCGGCGCCTCGGGGGCGCCGGCAGGTTGAGCCTTCAGGCCTCTGCCAGCGGCATCGTGCAATAGCGGCCGATCAACGCCAGCAGCTCTTCCTCGCT is drawn from Methylibium petroleiphilum PM1 and contains these coding sequences:
- a CDS encoding tRNA (cytidine(34)-2'-O)-methyltransferase; its protein translation is MFHIVLVEPEIPPNTGNVIRLAANTGCTLHLVEPLGFSMEDKLLQRAGLDYHEHAAVRRHASWEALLVAEQPDPQRLFAFTTRGSRPLTEVPWQAGDWLVFGCETRGLDPTLRDRFPAAQRVRLPMRAGQRSLNLSNAVAVAVFEAWRQQDFAGASGAPAG